A stretch of Natronococcus sp. CG52 DNA encodes these proteins:
- a CDS encoding DUF1616 domain-containing protein has product MDDRRSLRLLLPRPLRRLPADLVAMIAVTALVNVAVFAPLIRETPLRVPLGLAFALFVPGYVFVAALFPEAGESPTADQLADDPDDDGLFADAPFRSGIDGIERVALAFGLSIAIVPLIGLVLNFTPWGIRLTPIMVSLTGFTVAATAVAAHRRWELPAEERFQVPYREWYAAGRTELLEPETRLDGALNVLLVCSIVLAVGVVGFAVVSPPQGEQFSAIYILTEDDDGELVADGYPTEFTQGDSEEIVLGIDNNEHQTTDYTVVVLEQETETVVNESATGPPADGNETAGNDTPVNETVVTDQRELDRFETTLAHNESWHHTHELEPTMVGDDIRIVWLLYPDEEVPDEPSIDDTEYHVHLWVDVDEDDA; this is encoded by the coding sequence ATGGACGACCGACGGTCCCTCCGGTTATTGCTCCCCCGCCCATTGCGGAGGCTACCCGCCGATCTCGTGGCGATGATCGCGGTGACCGCTCTCGTCAACGTCGCCGTCTTCGCGCCCCTGATTCGCGAAACGCCGCTTCGCGTGCCGCTCGGGCTCGCGTTCGCGCTGTTCGTCCCCGGCTACGTCTTCGTCGCCGCACTCTTTCCCGAGGCCGGGGAGTCCCCGACGGCCGACCAGCTCGCCGACGATCCGGACGACGACGGGCTGTTCGCGGACGCGCCGTTCCGCTCGGGGATCGACGGCATCGAACGCGTCGCGCTCGCCTTCGGCCTGAGCATCGCCATCGTCCCCCTGATCGGCCTCGTGCTGAACTTCACGCCGTGGGGGATCCGGCTGACGCCGATCATGGTTTCGCTGACCGGATTCACGGTCGCCGCGACGGCCGTCGCGGCCCACCGCCGGTGGGAGCTTCCCGCCGAGGAGCGATTTCAGGTGCCCTACCGCGAGTGGTACGCGGCCGGGCGGACGGAGCTGCTCGAGCCCGAAACCCGGCTCGACGGCGCCCTGAACGTCCTGCTGGTGTGCTCGATCGTCCTCGCGGTCGGCGTCGTCGGCTTTGCCGTCGTCTCCCCGCCGCAGGGCGAACAGTTCTCCGCGATCTACATCCTCACCGAGGACGACGACGGCGAACTCGTCGCCGACGGCTACCCGACCGAGTTCACGCAGGGCGACAGCGAGGAGATCGTTCTCGGGATCGACAACAACGAGCACCAGACGACCGACTACACCGTCGTCGTCCTCGAGCAGGAGACCGAGACGGTGGTCAACGAGAGCGCCACCGGGCCACCCGCCGACGGGAACGAGACCGCCGGGAACGACACGCCGGTCAACGAAACGGTCGTGACCGACCAGCGAGAGCTCGACCGGTTCGAGACGACGCTCGCACACAACGAATCGTGGCACCACACCCACGAACTCGAGCCGACGATGGTCGGCGACGACATT
- a CDS encoding putative sodium/potassium/calcium exchanger codes for MNDAVVSMFVATLLVCSLSGTALAGAGAPAAPESPQSNQVLGALATTDDADAENDTVRHQNPDEYDAEGDDAQLESWLSNQLSSQLQDSTIALSEGEYDLAREYVDEEYQDRLGQYVEVTGETESTSAGDEDGEPTEPDEAYEQAAAEQERLADNVEEYRETKAEYEAALEAGDDERAHELARELEELYAEIDEAGGNAVTSYEVLTNETDADLSEAAGAVNETRDEIADEQTVVREQQFVETELHLETDDETASFSDPLVVHGEIRTADGSSVEDEEIQLLVEGEPVTVDSESGEWWSEDADGGFELEYRPTTLDLESEAITVEYVPDDASTYLGSEAELDVDLEQEEPTITDLEATDEVAYGETLQVSGELAVDGVPVDDVPLAVTVDGESFGTLNVSDGTFSGSGPVPANVSDGDQTVRVSLPFEDQALAATTAEVPVTVAETETELAVEATAIGEDELAVEGSLETAGGEGLEGQPVQLQIDDTTETVTTDADGEFADTVTLPSTAGGEDVTVTATYEGTGTSLAAATTEAAVPVPGGEGGLLDGVPSSLLAVLGALLAIVTLTAIGWWHRRQSEAGQLPREPSDDAGSSTSDRAAESSAPSRAVADSLVSRAAEQLADGRADSAVRSCYAAVRHVHGATLGGTGALTHWEFYRQQADAGAASGAEADSLREIVEAYERAAFTPDSISESAARHVLERTRQLCETDGKATRSPVSESTHPSDD; via the coding sequence GTGAACGACGCGGTCGTCAGCATGTTTGTGGCCACGTTGCTGGTCTGCAGCCTTTCCGGAACGGCGCTCGCGGGAGCGGGGGCGCCGGCCGCTCCCGAGTCTCCCCAGTCGAATCAGGTCCTCGGAGCGCTCGCGACGACCGACGACGCGGATGCGGAGAACGACACGGTCCGCCACCAGAACCCCGACGAGTACGACGCCGAGGGTGACGATGCACAACTCGAGTCGTGGCTGTCGAACCAGCTCTCTTCGCAGCTCCAGGACAGCACGATCGCGCTGAGCGAGGGCGAGTACGACCTGGCGCGCGAGTACGTCGACGAGGAGTACCAGGACCGGCTCGGTCAGTACGTCGAAGTGACCGGCGAGACGGAGTCGACGAGCGCTGGTGACGAGGACGGCGAGCCGACCGAGCCGGACGAGGCCTACGAGCAAGCCGCCGCGGAACAGGAGCGACTGGCCGACAACGTCGAGGAGTACCGCGAGACCAAAGCCGAGTACGAGGCCGCGCTCGAGGCCGGGGACGACGAACGGGCTCACGAACTCGCCCGAGAACTCGAGGAACTGTACGCGGAGATCGACGAGGCTGGCGGCAACGCCGTCACCAGCTACGAGGTCCTCACGAACGAAACCGACGCGGACCTCTCGGAGGCGGCCGGTGCCGTCAACGAGACGCGAGACGAGATCGCGGACGAACAGACCGTCGTTCGCGAACAGCAGTTCGTCGAAACCGAACTCCATCTCGAGACCGACGACGAGACGGCATCGTTCAGCGATCCGCTCGTCGTGCACGGCGAGATCCGGACGGCCGACGGATCGTCGGTCGAGGACGAGGAGATTCAGTTGCTGGTCGAGGGCGAGCCGGTTACCGTCGACAGCGAGAGCGGCGAGTGGTGGTCCGAGGACGCCGACGGCGGGTTCGAACTCGAGTACCGGCCGACGACGCTCGACCTCGAGTCGGAGGCGATTACCGTCGAGTACGTCCCCGACGATGCGTCGACGTATCTCGGCAGCGAGGCGGAACTCGACGTCGACCTCGAGCAGGAGGAGCCGACGATCACCGACCTGGAGGCGACCGACGAGGTCGCCTACGGCGAGACGCTGCAGGTCAGCGGCGAACTGGCCGTCGACGGGGTTCCGGTCGACGACGTGCCACTCGCCGTGACGGTCGACGGTGAGAGTTTTGGAACCCTCAACGTCTCCGACGGAACGTTTTCGGGGTCGGGTCCCGTTCCCGCGAACGTCTCCGACGGCGACCAGACGGTGCGCGTGTCACTTCCGTTCGAGGACCAGGCGCTCGCCGCCACGACGGCCGAGGTGCCAGTAACGGTCGCCGAAACGGAGACCGAACTGGCGGTCGAGGCGACGGCGATCGGCGAGGACGAACTCGCCGTCGAGGGCTCACTCGAAACCGCCGGCGGTGAAGGCCTCGAGGGACAGCCGGTACAGTTGCAGATCGACGACACGACCGAGACGGTCACAACCGATGCGGACGGCGAGTTCGCCGACACCGTTACCCTTCCGTCGACAGCAGGGGGTGAAGACGTGACCGTCACTGCGACGTACGAGGGGACGGGAACGAGTCTGGCGGCAGCCACGACCGAGGCGGCGGTGCCAGTACCTGGTGGCGAGGGCGGGCTCCTCGACGGTGTGCCGTCCTCGCTGCTGGCCGTCCTCGGCGCACTGCTCGCGATTGTGACTCTCACCGCGATCGGCTGGTGGCATCGCCGACAGTCGGAAGCCGGCCAGCTACCGCGTGAACCCTCGGATGACGCGGGCTCGTCCACTAGCGACCGCGCAGCGGAGTCGTCGGCGCCGTCTCGAGCCGTCGCCGACTCGCTGGTCTCGCGGGCGGCCGAACAGCTCGCAGACGGTCGCGCGGATTCCGCGGTGCGGTCCTGCTACGCGGCCGTTCGGCACGTCCACGGAGCGACGCTCGGTGGCACCGGCGCGCTCACCCACTGGGAGTTCTACCGGCAGCAGGCGGATGCAGGCGCCGCTTCGGGCGCAGAGGCTGACTCGCTCCGCGAGATCGTCGAGGCCTACGAGCGGGCCGCGTTCACGCCCGACTCGATCTCGGAGTCGGCGGCGCGGCACGTCCTCGAGCGGACACGACAACTGTGCGAGACCGACGGGAAAGCGACGCGATCGCCAGTCTCGGAGTCAACGCATCCGAGCGACGACTAA
- a CDS encoding DUF58 domain-containing protein, translating to MRPTRQVWGVAVLAALLAGLAAVFARPLLLAATVLLGAWFLGQQYRFLTALRETTASLTVAQAPVASAVRTDESTPVTLQASLEGPSSLFLTAVAGVPTAGVVDEPPRVSLEPGETIARHTTAVNWPVAGRHLFDQATLTATDGRFETTLSVGPTPEMTVEPRGPRSVHVGKGGDRTAIAPGEHETGWFGSGTEPAELREYVPGDTADRIDWKTTARHDGLYVREYEAETNRPTMVIVDHRRALGGDSPTASKLSYLREAALAAVASARNLDDPVGLVTVGDEGLTSRLEPATGPTHYLSIRRQLLDLEPTETSKRTPTPSTGSAVRTRGSPSGLEHAPDTFARTLDPFYATRGYDTRLESDPLLGAVRYAVRERYERIWTVICTDDSNPEALYEAVLLARQNDNEVLVLLTPTPLFSSGGLADVERAYDRYRDFDAFRQKLDRMEKVTALEVAPDDRLSTVLSAGRKRAQARGERR from the coding sequence ATGCGTCCGACGCGTCAGGTGTGGGGAGTCGCGGTTCTCGCGGCTCTTCTCGCCGGCCTCGCCGCCGTCTTCGCTCGCCCGCTGTTACTCGCAGCGACGGTGCTGCTCGGCGCGTGGTTCCTCGGCCAGCAGTACCGCTTTCTCACAGCCCTCCGCGAGACGACCGCGTCGCTGACGGTCGCTCAGGCCCCCGTCGCGAGCGCGGTCCGGACCGACGAGTCGACGCCCGTCACGCTCCAGGCGAGCCTCGAGGGGCCGAGTTCGCTCTTTCTGACCGCAGTCGCCGGCGTTCCGACGGCTGGCGTCGTCGACGAACCACCACGCGTGTCGCTCGAGCCGGGCGAGACGATCGCTCGGCACACAACGGCGGTGAACTGGCCGGTCGCGGGACGCCATCTCTTCGACCAGGCGACGCTCACTGCGACCGACGGCCGCTTCGAAACGACGCTGTCGGTCGGTCCGACGCCCGAGATGACGGTCGAACCCCGGGGTCCGCGGTCCGTTCACGTCGGGAAAGGCGGCGACCGGACGGCGATCGCGCCCGGGGAACACGAAACGGGGTGGTTCGGATCGGGCACCGAGCCCGCCGAGCTCCGCGAGTACGTCCCCGGCGATACGGCCGACCGGATCGACTGGAAAACCACCGCGCGCCACGACGGCCTCTACGTTCGCGAGTACGAGGCCGAGACCAACCGGCCGACGATGGTAATCGTCGACCACCGGCGCGCGCTCGGCGGCGACTCGCCGACAGCGTCGAAACTCAGTTACCTCCGAGAAGCCGCGCTCGCGGCGGTCGCGAGCGCCCGGAACCTCGACGATCCGGTCGGGCTGGTGACGGTCGGCGACGAGGGGCTCACGTCGCGGCTCGAGCCGGCGACGGGGCCGACTCACTACCTCTCGATTCGCCGACAGCTGCTCGACCTCGAGCCGACCGAGACGTCCAAGCGAACCCCGACGCCGTCGACCGGTTCGGCGGTCCGCACCCGCGGTTCCCCGTCCGGCCTCGAGCACGCCCCCGACACGTTCGCGCGCACGCTCGACCCGTTCTACGCGACCCGGGGGTACGATACGCGTCTCGAATCGGATCCGTTGCTCGGAGCCGTCCGATACGCGGTGAGAGAACGGTACGAACGAATCTGGACGGTGATCTGTACGGACGACTCGAACCCCGAGGCGCTCTACGAGGCGGTCCTGCTCGCCCGCCAGAACGACAACGAGGTCCTGGTCCTGCTCACGCCGACGCCCCTCTTTTCGTCGGGCGGACTGGCCGACGTCGAGCGAGCCTACGATCGGTACCGCGACTTCGACGCTTTCCGGCAGAAACTCGATCGCATGGAGAAGGTCACGGCACTCGAGGTTGCACCCGACGACCGGCTGTCGACCGTCCTCAGCGCGGGCCGCAAGCGCGCGCAAGCGCGAGGTGAGCGGCGATGA
- a CDS encoding AAA family ATPase gives MSETDGTEFFAGDPQAVYDEIRAETERVLIGNDDAIEHLTIALLSRGHLLLEGVPGVAKTTIANLVARATGLEYQRIQMTPDVLPADITGTHVYREPTGEFTLQRGPVFANLVVADEINRATPKTQSALLEAMQERTVTIEGETLALPKPFTVVATQNPIEMEGVFELPEAQRDRFMFKLTVDLPARDEEAELLDRFDADPTLDPDEIGQAVSAESIRSARKTVTDVHVADPVKEYVLDLVTATRDHPDVDHGASPRASLAFLNGAKARAAIHGRSYAIPDDVKTLAESILAHRLVLNTEAELGDVRPVDVVADIVDTTTMPDTDVTEVEQPELN, from the coding sequence ATGAGCGAGACCGATGGCACCGAATTCTTCGCGGGTGACCCGCAGGCGGTCTACGACGAGATCCGAGCCGAAACCGAGCGCGTCCTGATCGGAAACGACGACGCGATCGAGCACCTCACGATCGCGCTGCTGTCCCGCGGCCATCTCCTGCTCGAGGGCGTTCCCGGCGTCGCCAAGACGACGATCGCGAACCTCGTGGCGCGGGCGACCGGGCTGGAGTACCAGCGCATCCAGATGACGCCCGACGTCCTCCCCGCCGACATCACCGGCACGCACGTCTACCGGGAACCCACCGGCGAGTTCACACTCCAGCGCGGGCCGGTCTTCGCGAACCTGGTCGTCGCCGACGAGATCAACCGGGCGACGCCGAAGACTCAGAGCGCCCTGCTCGAGGCGATGCAGGAGCGGACGGTCACGATCGAGGGCGAGACGCTCGCGCTGCCGAAGCCGTTCACGGTCGTCGCGACGCAGAACCCCATCGAGATGGAGGGCGTCTTCGAGCTGCCGGAAGCCCAGCGCGATCGCTTCATGTTCAAGCTCACGGTCGACCTGCCGGCGCGCGACGAGGAGGCCGAACTGCTCGATCGTTTCGACGCCGACCCGACGCTCGATCCCGACGAGATCGGCCAGGCCGTCAGCGCCGAGAGCATTCGCTCGGCCCGGAAAACGGTGACGGACGTTCACGTCGCCGACCCCGTCAAGGAGTACGTCCTCGATCTCGTCACGGCGACCCGGGACCACCCGGACGTCGACCACGGCGCCTCCCCGCGGGCGTCGCTCGCGTTTCTCAACGGGGCGAAGGCACGGGCGGCGATTCACGGCCGCAGCTACGCCATTCCGGACGACGTCAAGACCCTCGCCGAATCGATTCTGGCCCACCGCCTCGTGTTGAACACCGAGGCCGAACTTGGCGACGTCCGACCGGTCGACGTCGTCGCGGACATCGTCGACACCACCACGATGCCGGATACGGACGTCACCGAAGTCGAACAGCCCGAACTGAACTGA
- a CDS encoding DUF4350 domain-containing protein translates to MNPREWLRDGDGVDWPAALLLALAVVVCGAILIAASTSTAAFGPYNPSWDGTDDFRAVIETDDGVEGELVRETDRYEEVPANGTASIVIAPEEPYDPEEAARVQRFVEDGGTLIVLENFGPDADALLADVGADARTDGRLILDERHYDRGPAMPVATGVQNHSRTAGVDQLTLNHATAVEPNGATVLVETSDYAYLGDSADAELDDEAELDSYPVATVEDVGDGEVVVVGDPSIAINAMYDEPENAAFLQRQYADEERVLFDVTHTGEVPPLTGAVLTVRDLPALQALLGLLAVAAVAGGVRRPLGPTLEAVRTRVSRSQDTSALPSAEQAGLSDEERAAYLRERHPDWDEEHIQRMITALNRSRQKRDD, encoded by the coding sequence GTGAACCCGCGCGAGTGGCTCCGCGACGGCGACGGCGTCGACTGGCCGGCCGCCCTGCTGCTCGCGCTCGCGGTCGTCGTCTGTGGTGCGATCCTGATCGCGGCCAGCACGTCGACGGCGGCGTTCGGCCCCTACAACCCGTCGTGGGACGGCACCGACGACTTCCGCGCGGTGATCGAAACCGACGACGGCGTCGAGGGCGAGCTGGTCCGCGAGACCGACCGCTACGAGGAGGTGCCGGCCAACGGAACGGCATCGATCGTCATCGCGCCCGAAGAACCCTACGACCCCGAGGAGGCCGCCCGCGTCCAGCGGTTCGTCGAGGACGGCGGGACGCTGATCGTCCTCGAGAACTTCGGGCCGGATGCCGACGCCCTGCTCGCCGACGTCGGCGCCGACGCTCGTACCGACGGGCGCCTGATACTCGACGAGCGCCACTACGACCGCGGGCCGGCGATGCCCGTCGCTACAGGTGTCCAGAACCACTCGCGGACCGCCGGCGTCGACCAGCTCACGCTCAACCACGCGACGGCGGTCGAGCCGAACGGCGCGACGGTGCTCGTCGAGACGAGCGATTACGCGTACCTCGGCGACTCGGCCGACGCCGAACTCGACGACGAGGCGGAACTCGACTCGTATCCCGTCGCGACCGTCGAAGACGTCGGCGACGGCGAGGTGGTCGTCGTCGGCGATCCGAGCATCGCCATCAACGCGATGTACGACGAACCCGAGAACGCCGCCTTCCTGCAGCGCCAGTACGCCGACGAAGAGCGGGTCCTCTTCGACGTCACGCACACGGGCGAGGTGCCGCCGCTCACGGGCGCGGTCCTGACGGTTCGCGACCTGCCCGCGCTACAGGCGCTGCTCGGGCTGCTGGCCGTCGCGGCCGTCGCCGGTGGTGTACGGCGGCCGCTCGGTCCCACGCTCGAGGCGGTTCGAACCCGCGTGTCTCGCTCGCAGGATACGAGTGCCCTGCCGTCCGCCGAGCAGGCAGGGCTCTCCGACGAGGAACGGGCCGCCTACCTCCGCGAGCGACATCCCGACTGGGACGAGGAGCACATCCAGCGAATGATAACAGCGCTTAACCGATCCCGGCAGAAACGGGACGACTGA
- a CDS encoding HalOD1 output domain-containing protein, with amino-acid sequence MYISDGGTNGSRDSPLLERRYGAETPASVAVIGAVAALEDTDPIEFATEFGVTLNDWVDPKALDQLVGTGDGFGTVTVEFLALDYCVRVDDAGRVRVFARE; translated from the coding sequence ATGTACATCAGTGACGGCGGGACGAACGGTTCTCGCGACTCACCGCTGCTCGAGCGCCGGTACGGCGCGGAAACGCCGGCGAGCGTCGCCGTCATCGGAGCGGTCGCCGCGCTCGAGGACACGGATCCGATCGAGTTCGCGACCGAATTCGGCGTCACGCTGAACGACTGGGTCGATCCGAAGGCGCTCGATCAACTCGTCGGCACCGGCGACGGGTTCGGAACCGTGACGGTCGAATTCCTTGCGCTCGACTATTGCGTGCGAGTCGACGACGCCGGCCGCGTTCGCGTGTTCGCCCGGGAATAG
- a CDS encoding FtsX-like permease family protein: MTYLRVLVGRWSRRDRLAVLVIALTVALLVGATLLVVAAGDQTSNLAAEYDANASVAAYDSVDAAQEAAGSDAVVLPMATAVGPDGERHRVAAVPDDSAGLDLPAQPNATVGPTAESAEWRLEGADGSQTETIEPAGTASSGLLPPTWLRTTPETLEAVGPTDALVVSPASSDAGAGDGSPLVGTLAFFVEGTDDVLEIVWTGVAAAGVIIAVTLSSVVRMTIRDRAPTIRVIRATGAPPRRVRAALAARAGLLAAAGGVLGYAIGVIVTNAAVTVAVVVGLPTTLSVQVTPRIALGILAILAVLTTVGLVTGYLTARIATAKPPAHVGRDGQPSDSSESHSKLPHGVVPLRRLTPTVLAARTIVPTTATLSTFAVVVLLVASLGTIGASVSTDGATISDPEATHPVNSQVPSGYAETLSDRNIAASPEILLFTSYEEQPYLARGVDYESFADVTDARIVDGAPPETNGEAVVGVELARTLALEPGDELVVGGSTEEALTQVTVVGTYETGGLEDHQLLVSLPTARHLSTVEPGQVNQIRTDATDQPLASAANATVVEIDASSHAQPGETVSIETTVWNPTDDRVDQELSATLGDSQTTRTVDLEAHERRTVNLELEAPSAGEYELTVGELSRSVTVADAPPLELVTLPDAAPTGESLQVHVQDTTGEPVEGATVAIDDRTVETDAEGTAWLELPTTADTYDVTVDADDRELNESLQVADDVEPSPAADVSLSPDSPSIHTEPTAEVRLTNPWNRTVEAPIEIEGPATSHREQVSLEPTETTTVTTTLAQQPPGEYRVHVTSASRALATTEYEVAGDDRLVSALAASGHYRDGGGLGTAIDYAMGNLHVLLGALTGLAAVTVVGATSAVLARAVRARRRTLAIYRATGASPRRILGLVLADAARIGTVAAAAAVVVAVGALETLAVAGRLTAFGIALEARPTAAVALGVFGGGLALTLVAALVATVPLLRASPASLLSPSRARPADRDDDPATTDRADEPEAHSSEPPL; this comes from the coding sequence ATGACCTACCTCCGCGTCCTCGTCGGTCGCTGGTCGCGCCGCGACCGGCTGGCAGTGCTCGTCATCGCGCTCACGGTGGCGCTGCTGGTCGGCGCCACGCTGCTGGTCGTCGCCGCGGGCGATCAGACGAGTAACCTCGCCGCCGAGTACGACGCCAACGCCTCCGTCGCCGCCTACGACTCCGTCGACGCCGCCCAAGAGGCGGCGGGATCCGATGCGGTCGTCCTGCCGATGGCGACGGCGGTCGGCCCCGACGGGGAGCGCCACCGCGTCGCCGCGGTTCCGGACGACTCGGCCGGCCTCGACCTGCCCGCCCAGCCGAACGCTACCGTCGGTCCCACCGCCGAATCGGCCGAGTGGCGACTCGAGGGAGCGGACGGCTCGCAGACCGAAACGATCGAGCCGGCTGGGACGGCGTCGTCAGGGCTCCTGCCGCCGACGTGGCTCCGGACGACGCCCGAGACGCTCGAGGCGGTCGGGCCGACGGACGCGCTGGTCGTCTCACCGGCGAGCAGCGACGCCGGCGCTGGGGACGGGAGTCCGCTCGTCGGCACGCTGGCGTTTTTCGTCGAGGGGACCGACGACGTCCTCGAGATCGTCTGGACCGGCGTCGCTGCGGCCGGCGTGATCATCGCGGTGACGCTCTCGAGCGTCGTCCGGATGACGATCCGGGACCGCGCGCCGACGATCCGCGTGATCAGGGCGACGGGCGCGCCGCCGCGTCGAGTTCGGGCTGCGCTCGCAGCGCGAGCCGGCTTGCTCGCGGCCGCGGGCGGCGTCCTCGGCTACGCGATCGGGGTGATCGTGACGAACGCCGCGGTTACCGTCGCAGTGGTCGTCGGCCTCCCGACGACGCTCTCGGTTCAGGTCACCCCGCGGATCGCCCTGGGCATCCTCGCAATCCTCGCGGTGCTCACGACCGTCGGCCTAGTTACCGGCTACCTTACGGCGCGCATCGCGACGGCGAAACCGCCCGCCCACGTGGGTCGCGACGGTCAGCCGTCCGACTCGAGCGAGTCCCACTCGAAGCTTCCTCACGGAGTCGTTCCGCTGCGCCGCCTCACCCCGACGGTGCTCGCCGCGCGAACGATCGTTCCGACGACGGCGACGCTGTCGACGTTCGCCGTGGTCGTCCTGCTGGTCGCCTCGCTGGGCACGATCGGCGCCTCGGTCTCGACGGACGGGGCAACCATTTCGGATCCCGAGGCTACTCACCCCGTCAACAGCCAGGTACCGTCAGGGTACGCCGAGACGCTCTCGGACCGCAACATCGCGGCCAGCCCCGAGATTCTGCTGTTCACGAGCTACGAGGAGCAGCCGTATCTCGCCCGCGGGGTCGACTACGAGTCGTTCGCCGACGTCACCGATGCGCGCATCGTCGACGGCGCTCCTCCCGAGACGAACGGCGAGGCCGTCGTCGGCGTCGAGTTGGCTCGAACGCTGGCCCTCGAGCCCGGCGACGAACTGGTCGTCGGCGGCAGCACCGAGGAGGCGCTGACGCAGGTGACCGTCGTCGGCACGTACGAGACCGGCGGGCTGGAAGACCACCAGCTGCTCGTCTCGCTGCCGACGGCCCGGCACCTCTCGACGGTCGAACCGGGACAGGTGAACCAGATTCGGACGGACGCGACCGATCAGCCGCTCGCGTCGGCGGCAAACGCGACCGTCGTGGAGATCGACGCTTCCTCTCACGCACAGCCCGGCGAGACGGTCTCGATCGAGACGACCGTCTGGAATCCGACGGACGACCGCGTCGACCAGGAGCTTTCGGCCACGCTCGGTGACTCGCAGACGACTCGAACGGTCGACCTCGAGGCCCACGAGCGCCGGACGGTCAACCTCGAACTCGAAGCACCGTCAGCGGGCGAGTACGAACTCACGGTCGGCGAGCTCAGCCGGTCGGTGACCGTCGCCGACGCACCGCCGCTCGAGCTGGTCACGCTCCCCGACGCCGCACCGACCGGCGAGTCGCTACAGGTCCACGTTCAGGATACGACCGGCGAGCCGGTCGAAGGCGCAACGGTGGCGATCGACGATCGGACGGTCGAGACCGACGCGGAGGGGACGGCGTGGCTCGAGCTTCCGACGACCGCCGACACGTACGACGTGACGGTGGACGCGGACGACCGCGAGCTGAACGAGTCGCTTCAGGTCGCCGACGACGTCGAGCCGAGCCCCGCCGCGGACGTCTCGCTGTCTCCGGACTCGCCGTCCATCCACACGGAACCGACCGCCGAGGTCCGGCTCACGAACCCGTGGAACCGCACCGTCGAAGCCCCGATCGAGATCGAGGGGCCCGCGACGAGCCACCGCGAGCAGGTGAGCCTCGAGCCCACCGAGACGACGACGGTGACGACGACGCTGGCCCAGCAGCCACCGGGCGAGTACCGCGTTCACGTGACGTCCGCCAGTCGGGCGCTCGCGACGACCGAGTACGAGGTCGCCGGCGACGATCGCCTGGTGAGCGCCCTCGCCGCGAGCGGCCACTATCGGGACGGCGGCGGGCTCGGGACCGCGATCGATTACGCGATGGGGAACCTCCACGTCCTGCTCGGCGCGCTCACCGGCCTCGCCGCCGTGACGGTCGTCGGCGCGACGAGCGCCGTCCTCGCGCGTGCCGTCCGCGCCCGCCGACGGACCCTCGCCATCTACCGGGCGACGGGCGCGTCGCCGCGTCGCATCCTCGGGCTCGTCCTCGCCGACGCGGCACGCATCGGAACCGTGGCTGCCGCAGCCGCGGTCGTCGTCGCCGTCGGCGCGCTCGAGACCCTCGCTGTCGCCGGCCGGCTGACCGCCTTCGGGATCGCACTCGAGGCCCGACCGACGGCCGCGGTCGCGCTCGGCGTCTTCGGTGGCGGGCTCGCGCTGACGCTCGTCGCGGCACTCGTCGCGACCGTCCCGCTGCTTCGCGCGTCGCCCGCGTCGCTGCTGTCGCCGTCGCGAGCGAGACCGGCCGATCGGGACGACGACCCTGCGACGACCGACCGAGCCGACGAGCCGGAGGCGCACTCGAGCGAACCGCCGCTCTGA